The segment TCCTTTCCTTTCTCAAGTGCAGCTCTACACCCACGCTCAAACTTAGGGCCCTACCAGTCTGGCATACTAAACCAGACTGACTCGCTTTGCTTATTCTCTAAGCTGGGATCATAACATTTCCAGGTGGGTGTGCAACTTCCAATCGCTTTCTTTTAGACAACCTTCCAACTAATAAGAAAGTCTATTTCTAAGAGGCAATGATTTGTATAATCGTAAGAACAAAATTACaaagtttttaaaagtaatttgcatttttcttaagTATACAAAGTGGTCTTTTATCACAGTTCCGTTGGTATCCCTGCGGCCATAGGAAAAAGTGCTTGGTGACAGTGCTTACACTTTGACCAATATTTCTCCCATCATGATACCAGGTTCAATGGCAGTTTCCACCTTGTGATGAAGGATACTCCTATATAAAAGGCTGTGCTTTGTAAacctaaaaaaagtaaaatttatttttaaaaaatgttatatTCTGTAAAAATAATAGTATTGTATAAAGACAACatgcaagaaattattttttattttgactttcaTACTTACAAAAATTAGTTAAAGCTCCTGACTCAACAGAATATAACTGTAAACctcaaatatttcttttaaaatatattacattatattatttacattttcatattgtaaccagtatttatagatattaaatttatgtacatatataatttacattatatGGTATTAGGAAATACAGTAGTAATGGATTATGTAGTAACCATGCAAAATAAGTAATCAGTTTTACTTAAGGCAATAACTTAAGTTATACTGCTTGAAGAAATTCTAGTCAAATGCAACTCAGCTTTATTAAATTGATAATTTTACTTCTAAATACATAGtcacatttataataatttacatttgaTCTTTGGAGCTTGCTTTTTCGTTATACAGTCATTTTTTATCATGACAGTTTATTGCGTCACTGACCATAGagatatttattgctcagaaaccttATAAcaagagtaatgcagttttttgtagaatgttctacatttcatcAAGTTTGCATTCAGAGTACTTTATGCAGTACATGCCATGTGTACCTCCAGTTACCCTCACAACGTGGAGACAAAATTCCATCTCCCTCCATACATGCTGCAGCATATCAATGTCAATTGTTTGGATAACTTTGACAATGCGTCTACGAAGTGTGGCAAGATCATGATTTTTTACTTTTGGGGGTACATCAACTATTGTGTCTACCAGACTCCTGTTCATGATCTTGCCACACTTCGTAGACGCACTGTTAGTTGTCCAAACAGTTGACGTTGATATGCTGCAGCGTGTATGGAGGGAGATGGAATGTCGTCTCAACATAGTAAGTGCACTGAAGGTGCACATGTGGAATGTACTGCATGAAGtgttctgaatgtaaacttgaggaaatgtacaACATTCTACATAAAGACTACattggtttctgagcaataaatacttgtaatggtactggaacttcaTGGACACTGTATGATATTTACTACAACTTTTCTTTGTCTTGTTTAACAACACAAATGCAtgccttgaaatattttcttgttattaattgtgaatttaaatatatacgaTGATCAGTAAACAAGTCTATGTGATTTAAGCTTAGCAGCTCCATTTATTAAACCAGAATAAGCTCAAAGTAACAAAATGTTATTATGTTGCTAATAGTTTGCTTTATAGTGTATGTAATATCAATGGGCAATATATTACACTAAGAATGTTTCCAAGTGCAAAAATATAACATGTGCAGTATTATATGACACTTACATATAGTGACTCAGTCAATACATGAGCACTGAAATACAGTGTATTTCTCTCAGACATTTAATGATTTAGTAATGAAACATGCATagcatattttaacattttcagaTACTAGTTGTGTATGTAAGCACAGATCACTTTTCATGGACGAGTTAAAAAAGGTAACGTTATGAGAGAATTTGGGGGCAAATGTGAAATGAGACCATGAGAAATTTTAATGCAAAATAATGGTAGGAGATGGTGAAAAGTCAATACACCATACTGAAACAGTTATTAATTTCCAATTAGGATTACACTCAGTTGGGAAAGTGTAGCTTTTATGAAATACTGCCCTGTACAGAAGGTGACTGATTTCAGAccaaacatgaagaaatataaatggtAATTTACCAAATTGTAAACATCATTAGAATTCTGGCAGGATTGTCTGACATCACATGACACACAAACCAATTAtgacaatacatttttaaaacatccaatatttttatctgtatataccatacatatataaaacatccaatatttttatctgtatataccctacatatttttaaatacaataatatggaTTGTCATACTGGGTTCCCTTCTCCCCTCAAGTCAAACTGTATGCCACCAAACTGATTGAAGAAAGAAGGCAGTCTTTTTAAGGAAACAGGTTTATGGGAATGGATATTAAGAAGTAGGTTACCCAGACTACCGAGTCACTTCAAGGCCCAAAGTCAATTTTGGCTGAACATCTAGGTGCTTAACAAACCATGagaaatacatgaaaatgataCTGTAGAATGCAATGCTGCTTAGGATGCAAGACTATTAAAGCCTTCAGCACCACCAACAGTTAGTTGCTCAAGTTGCATTATTGGCAGTACCTCTTGCGGAGAGACGATCATCAAATGttcatatataaagtttttacaaTAGTGTAGGATTACTCAAACTGGTATAAAATGGACTGGTGCATCTATTGTACATTAACTAACTCatgaatattatacattataaaaataaccacttttccagaagggaggaaaggggaCCTAAAATTAGCATCTTATCATGTTGTGTATCCCTTACATAACTTCTTTAAATACTTTATGAAATTTAAAGTTgttgaaatgttttatatattacatatatttgttgaaatttttatacattacatatatagatttgttattactactaatatatacataaattatatacattcatatgtcACTGAAGGTTGATGCAAGGTGCATAAGTTAATCTGAAGTCAGAAACTCTTAGTTTCAAGGAGACTAATTAGTTTTAACTTAGAAGTTAATGTATTACCAAGCTCTTCTGGGCACCAAAGCCTACATAAAGGAACTATGTCAAATCATCTCGAGCCAAAATTTTAAAGGAAATGTACACATAAAAATGGGAGTGAATCATTGTAGTCCATCAACATATGACCCAGTGTATAGTATTGTAGATTTTTTACTTGAGTTATAAATTTACGCCTCGGTTACTGTCTGACAGTCATTATAATCTTTTATCTCTGAACTAACAGACCTCTTTCAGAAGTAACttctaaagtttttaaaaatataagttaACCTTGTAAGTTTTGCAACTTGTCCTGTGTACTTAAAATTTTTCCCCAAATCCTGCTTGAGACTGGTTATCCCACTGGAAGAAATTGTGATAAAACTTGTATTTGAATAACCTAAAACCTAAAAGGGTTAACAGAGCTGTCTCCCCAGGTCATGGCCTTTGAGTATCATACTTAGCTCTTGAGTACGTATACAGAACTGTGTACATTTAATGACATTATTAAACTTTCCATTCAAGCAAGAAAAATTTGAGCAAATAGAGCCTGATATGGAATGTTTACCAACAAGTACACTAATGTAATGTTAATGCTTTCAGAAAAGTATGTAAGTTGGGAAAGtaactatttataataatttattattaaaacgtCTTGAAGCTTCGCTCATTGAACATTTCATTTTTGTGATTAGCAATCACTCTCTTCTTTTATTGGTGTTACTAAGCTTGGTCTTGATGCTTGTGCTGTAACTGTTTTTGACTGGGTCTGCTGTGGAGACTTGTTTATTTCATTGTCAGCCACTTCATGATGCTGTTGACGTTGCTGCTGCATTAAAAGTCGCTGTTGGAGCTGTAATTGCTGTAAAAAGACAGGATGCAAGTTATTATGCTTGACTTTGAGAAACTAAGTTAAGTACACAAGTTGATAAAAGGGCAGTCATCGTTGTTTTTTTCATGTACGACTATTTACAAAGAATTGTAAATGTAGTACGTATATGCTAAAGGTGCCAGCACCTAGGAAAACATGTacagtacaaattttttttattgtcagttcATACTGAATGTAACGTGATCCAGTAAATTAAGTAAATGGAGAAATTTTCTTCACCTAAGTAACATTCATTATGAATCTAACAACTGCAAGAGAATTATAATTGCAGAAGTGGATGAGAGTCTCTTTACAGCTTCTATATTATTGTAAGGATTTAAGTTTATACAGTACCTTTGCATTTGCAAGAGCTTGGTGTCTGTAGTGTGATGCAAGAAGTTCCAGAGATGCTAGATATGCTGCAGTTGAGGACTCTGCATCATGTTCTGTTTGGTGACTGAACTCTTCTCTTTGGGAAGCCTTGGTATGTCTTGGCTGTGGAGTTGGAATGACTGATGGTCTAGGTAGAGTAAGACTGTTAGTGCGAAGGGCAGGTTTGTTACGAGGGACAATAGTTGTACGTCCATCCCAAGGTCTATCTTGTTGATTTGAAAGTTTTCGTATAACATCAACTACACGGGGTGCAGTTGATGGAAATCTATCGTTACCATTAAGTTGATTGTGTCGAGCACTGTGCACTAGAACAGGGTTAATTGCTTCTGTGAGGAGCATAACATTTTCAGTAAGTGCAGCCAAGCCAAAGACATCTTCATACATTGGCAGTTGTGAAGCACGTCTATGGACAGGAACCAAGAGGCCTCCTTGTCTTGCCATTATTGCTGCTGCATCAGACATATGCCGTAAACGTAGAGGCTTTGGAGGTCGAGGTGGAGGCTGCGGGTCTATCCCATACCATGGAGGAAGTCGTGGTGGGCCTGCTTCACTTCTGTTAATTTCAATTACTGTTACATTTGTGTctcctcgtttttcttcttcatcactGGCTATGGCTGAAGAAGAGGCAGGAGATGGAGGGCCAGAATGAGCTGGAGAGGGTTCTTTACTACTGACTTCCGGAGAAGAGTatccagatgatgatgatgacgattcaGGCATTACTGTTTCCTGAGTTTCTTCTCGTCTCACAGGTTTGCTTCGATGTTCTGTTTGAGTGGTGCGAATATTTGGTTTTGGGTTTGACCCACTAGCTGCAGCTTCTCTATAACGTGGGGCGACACTGAGATTGGTTTGTGCACATGAGGCTCGTCGCCTAACCGGACGATAAGCTTCTGTTTGGCACCCAGCTGTTCTGAATGAAGGAACCCTTAGCACTATCTTATTTCTTTGAAGTTCACCATGAGGCAGTTGCTCCAGTAATGCTTTAGAGTCTTCAATGGCTTCTCTGTGTGCAACTTCATATTTACTAGGCTTTCCTGGGCTCTTTTTTAGAATACTTTTTGGCACCTTTGTATCCAAAGCTTTTAggctttccataatattttcatcAGATTTAGTTGCTCTCAGTGGTGCAGGTGCTCCATGGTCAAGAATGTTTGTAAGGACTTCCTCAAGGCGTCGTAAGTTTGCCTCATTGTTCccttcagttttctttctttctggctttttCACTGGAGTTGGTCGTGTTATGGTCATATTCTTGTCTGCTAATCTTAGAGCCTTATCAACAATAGATGTACGTGGAGGCTTTACAAtttcaggttttgtggattttacAACTTCAGGCTTTGCTGCTTTAAGACTTTCTGAATCTTTAGTCACTGATGCATCTATAGGGGAGTCTTCTGACTGGGCTGGTACTGTAGTACGTGGTTGTGGGGCAGGTCTCTTCcgtgtatttttaatattttcttcaataactgGGAGAGGTATTGGTTTATCCATTGATGAAATTCGCTTTACCATGCCTGTAAGTGGACGAGAATCTTTGGAATTTTCTTCTGTTGGCTGAAGTGTATCAAATCGTGTAGTCTTTTCAGAACTAGATGAACAAGATTGATTTTGTTGTGTTACCTCTGTTTCTACTGCATTTGCAGAAGACTCCTCTGTATCCTCATTATTTTCTACTTTAATAATTTTATGGGCAACTGGAACGGATATTACTGAAGGTTTAGGCTTTGTAGGTGGTGGTGGAGCTGGAGCCTTTGGTTTTATAACTCTAGTAACAGGGCGACTGAGTGGACCAAATGATGTTAAAACTTTCTTGCCATCTAAAAATCTTTCTTGGAAACTAGTTGTTAGTTCATGTGAAGATCCACTATCAGATGCCAGTGGTTCTTGGAAAGATGAAGATAAGCTGTTTTCTGAGCGGCTCATCTCTCTTGGAGCCATCCCTATTTCAATAACTGGAGCAGCATCAAGATCATCCAGAGAACAGGCATGAAACTTGCGACTCAGAGTTGCTCCTTCACTGGGTGTTTCGTCAAGTAATATTCTTCCACTAACAGAATTTGAACGATGTATGCGACGGGTATGCGGTCTTGCATACTGTGAATAGAATTGAGAATTTGGCAGTTCGGGGCATGCCACAGGTGGTGGTGGTCTTAGTCGTACATCTGGAATACTAAGATCTCTGCGGACTGCAAAACTCTGAGCCCGTTGTGGTCGCTGATGCACACGAGCATAGCGAGGATTAACAAAAGATGCGTGACGTGCTGGCAGTCTTCTTGATCCATCTGGAAAGTCAGACAGTAAATCCAAACCCATGGGATATAGAGCAGTTGGATTTTTATCTTCTTCAGGATGATAAACCCAAGCAGAAGAGCCAGCAGGGTCAGGAAGGGCTACGACATCCTCTAGCGAAGGAGTGGAATCTGGACCATCCTGTAATAAATTTGATGTTAACAGCAAACTATAATATTGCCTCATGTCAATACAAAAAGTGATATCTTAATTAAATGATAAAAGATTTATGAAATTGGATAACATAAAACCTagtaaaataagttaaaaaaatattaaacaattataaGGACCACATAACTTCAGCAAAGCAGAGCAAAGCAACGTAAAAGTGGAAACCATTTACTATACAGTTGAGAAATCTACAAATATACACAGACTTAAGAATATAGCAAAAATAATACATCAGGACTAGAACTTACAACCAGGTAGTTATTTAGGGCCTTCAAGAGCTCCTTTACATCCCAACACATCCATGAAAGCTTTGTCAGGCTTTAACAAACAAGTGAGATTTACAGGGTTACGTGAAAGTTAATATGAATAACAAATATGTAAGAATcactgcaaaataataataacaacagtcgACCACCGCTATTCATGCATTTCTCTATGGAccttatatacccattattcgcgGATAAATTTGTGTATTTGCTGTATTATTCTACGAGAAATGTccacaaattactgaatttttatcaatttcatgattaaatgcactttttgtgataaaaaaaaacaagtataagcATTTATAATGGGTTTTTCGtcagtttgaactaacaaaacaagcagtttttagcatttttataagggtccTTAAGTATTTGAGGATTCCAGGGCTAACAGAAGTGAAAATTAAGAAAGAAGAATCTGAGGTCTGACATCTAGATGATAAGTGACCCATGGAAATAGGGGGTCTCATGTTCTTACGAGACACTGCCGAGTGCTCTCTGCGGCGTGGGCCCTTGAGAAAGAGTGAGCCCACAGACGGTGCCTCACCCGCTGCATTTTCCCACATGGGAACAGTGCCAGGGTCCTGAAAAGGTGAAGCTGGCCCACAGGTCTGCTCACCTGGGAAAGCTACAAGGAGGTCCCCTGTCCAGTGTTATTTGCTTGTCAAAGACATGGTATTGAAGAAGActatagcaaatctttgggacaGCTCCAGTGAATGTTTGCTCGAGTGGGTCTGCTCTCCCCGGGATAGCCCTCTGCTTGATAGTGTGAATGCGTCTGTTCCTAGACCCTTGCAGACGCCGTTACGGCTGGTTGATGACCGCTCACAGCCTTCCTTTCCTGTCGGGCTTCGTGCTCTGGGCCTAATCCTGCGCCTGAAAGGCGTTGATCTCTCCTCCTCATGTGTTATGACTCTTGTTCTTTGGAGCCTGACTTGTGCACCCTACAAGCCCTTACAAGAGTTTTcaaacagggatctgaccctcatgATTGTCTTCTGCTTGCCCTGGCATTGGTGAAGAGAGTAGGTGAACTACATggccttttttttaatgttaggcACTCGAGGGGATGATATCTGTCATGCTCCAAATTGTCCCAAAATGCATACCAAAGACTCAGAATTCATCGATCCCTGATGCCAGATTCGAGCTCTTTATGATCCCCTCCTTAGAGGACACTGTTGGCATTGAACCACATGAGATGCTATTGTGTCCAGTTAAGAGTGCTGCGGTACtactgtatgtttatttgtttgtttgtatggtgtttttatgttgcacggaaccagtgtttattcagcaacgggaccaatggctttacgtgacttccgaaccacgtcaagagtgaacttctttcaccagaaatacacatctctcacacctcagtggaatgcccgagaatcaaactcgcggccacctaggtggcacgccaacaccataccgaccacgctactgaggcgctggTACTACTGGAAGAGGACTCGACAGCACATGCTTGGGTGGGTGTTGACGACTCTTCATTAGTACTGGTTTGACCAAGAaaaaggtgtccaagaacactatttctttctggcttcatgagacTATACAATGGGCGTACTCTATATCTGGTGAAGTGGGTGACTGTACGCTCCAGGCCAGAGCTCAAGAGGTCTGGGCCTTTGGTTTGTCCCTCAAATTCAGGAAGAACCTGTTGATTTATCGGGTACTGAAGGCAGgagtggtggttgctcaacaagtTATGTTGTCATCCAGTTCCCTTAGCAGGACAGGTAGCATCTTGCCTAAAATGTACAGTTGCAAaaaagagtgtgtgtgtatgactgtcCTCCTCCCTATCTCTATTATACCACTCCTCTCCTAACAGGAAGAGGATTGGTTGGTGAACCGTCATGTACTGGAACAGGCTTAAATGCATGCAAGTTACATTTATCAGCATCTTTTCTGTTATCTAACGTATTGTATTATTAGAAGCAGGTCCTACTCTCTCTTTAGCAAAGGAAGAGAGATGCTGACAAACAAACACATTGCTTATCTCTAGCTTTATTGTCTGCAACATTGAAGATTCATCCACATCTTTTTTGAATCAATGATAGTTCTCAAACCCATTAATTTGAAAGGCCAGAAGTCTGGCTGTTGAACACTCATATGTTCAACAGGTCGGAGGCATGGGACTCCTTCCTGTGCTCTACACAACCAGGAAGAAACCCCCAGGTGAGGTGAACCACCAGTCAGTTCAGAAGCTTACTCAGAATCCTCCCACCAAAAAGCAAGTCTTCCACATGTAAAGTCTGAGTTTAtattcatgtaggaacaaatgacaattttttaagcaatttgcatttttcctaacatatactgcccacctcaagccacccctcattGTGATACTTGGGCCAGAAGGTAAGTGTATGTACTGCCGGATGGAAGAGTGGGACTCCCCCACCCTATCACCAGTAGTCAACTACCTAACACCCTTGTTAGAATTGAATGGCCGGTTTCCAGCTACGCTGGAGATATTTCCATATGCagaaacctcaggtttgtatgttagaaaaaatacaaattactttaaaatttgtcatttttgaaaATGTCTTTTGTATGACTTATTTTTAGCTTGGATTTAATTTTGGAGTCACGTCTATTGTAAGGCACCTCTGTCTTTTTCTCTTACtatatgaagataatgaaaactatatgaaaattCTCAAAGCACAACTGAATGCACAATGTACCCGCTGCTAAGATGGAAATTACAAGAATGAATTCTACCTAATATGGGAACTTaagagaaatatttttatcatttgtaagGAGAAATAATTTTTACTATTTGTAAGGCGTTTGTTATACAGTGCTGCTTTGGGAAATTACACTTATGTATGTGGCCTTTGGCTTCAATTCTCTGCATCCAGACTATAATTATTTTAGCAATTTTTTCTCAGTACACTGAATTTCCACTGTCAGTCTTCATCCTTGTTCacccatttcatttctttatgaTGCCTATCATTACTCAGGTTCCTTTTTCTTTACTCCCAAATTTTGTTCTAATTCTTGCTAAGTCATACCAGAACTTACTATCGTAAGATTTTGGACTACTTGAACTAATTATCTGCCTGATGACCATAGAACCTGCATAGCATGTCAAGGGTATAAAagctaaatttttctttttaaatggttATTAACAGTAATtgaaatgtcaaaaatcctgatCCTTTAACTGTGTAATCTGTCACATTTCATAGACTTCTTTATGTAAAAATGCTGCCATCCAATAGGTTAAAGTTTTAACTTGTGCAGTGTCTGGAGTTTTCAActgtaaactaatttttttttattgtgcagcATTTGGTTTTTCCACATATGTCAAAGGCATTTACTATATTTTTACATCACAAACAGGAATGTTATCAAGTTTTATGTGAATGAATTGCAcaccaaataattattttaaagtaagattttctttcctttttgtaaCTGATAAAATGAGTTCTATCCACTatattaaatattgattttttgtatTAGTCTCTCTTAGTGTACGACTTGGCATACAACCTGCCCATGAATTTATGGCATTCATACTGGTTTATATCCTACTACAGTCAAGCCCTGCTTTTTGTGGGTTATTCTGTGGAccgtatatacccattatttACGGAAAATTCACCATTTGTGGTATTTTTTACTGAGAAATATTagcaaattattgtattttcttttaatattcatgaccaaatgcactttttttataaaaactattaaaatacttgggtataagcatttttagaggggttttaagtattttaaaatacttgggtataagcatttttagaggggttttaagtattttcggattttagctatttgcatCCTCTGCGAATACAGGATGTCTACTGtaattccatacatacatactacttaaCTTACTAAGTGTTCCTCTCACTTAGTCATCACAGTCCCAAACCACAGTGTGGACACTACATCTCTGCTATGCTACCTATTGCCATATAATATTCCCAACACATGAAATCCTAGAATTTGGTGGTTACTTTTTAAAATCTCAAATATCCTTGAAAATACCTTATCATTGATCATGTTTCTACTCTTTTTACTGACAAGACACTTATTAATAGGTAGTCGAGCAATTTCTTTTGTGTGGGACTTTGATAAGTGATGATTAGTGGACTGTAAATTTAACAGATAGGTTACACAACTTCTATACTCAGAATAATCTGCACCAAGTTCGGATAACACAAATCACTTTGCAGCCTAGCCTATACTGAAAACATCACTTGTCTTACCTTACAAGCAGAAATAGGATAATTTGGAAGACTACATTAGGATAAAAGCTAATTTTTGTCACTCAAGCTACAAAAGAAAGAATTCAATCGACACAACTTGTCCTAGAACTCAAAGCCTAGACTGATTTATAACAGGAAAGGACAATGTTTCAGTGTTTCAACAatcaaatgtaaattaattcaataaaatgcCATCAAATTCTGCTACATAAACTAGTCTAGGAGACCATGAGCAGGTTCAACGTAGCCTAGCATGAAAACTTGGGTTGACTTACATGGGGACCTCAGTCCCCAAACTTGTAAGCAGATATAGTGAGCCTTATTTAGTATTAATGGACTTTAAATAAgtcttaataataatcaataagctAACCACTGCACAAAACATGGCAGGGatggaaatttaattaaataaataaatctgggCTAGCCTAAAACTCAGGTATAGGTAACTTACCATACACTTCGGTTCACCTAAAACTGGCCTACTATggcataaattattattataaatgataaagtAGGGCTTATCTGCAATGCTGAATGATGACTAATACTCTAGGCTGGCTTAGCCTATGTATATTCTTGAAATATTCTTAGCCTAGGGAGCCCTCAGATTCCTATGACTTGAGACAAGTGCCCTTCGTCCAGGCTCAATCTTCCATCAAAGATCATTTAGTGCTCCCTTTGTAAGACAGCTTGTTATAACCTacaagcttctttttttttttttctttttttttgaagttcTCTTCAGCCTAATGTTAGTATCTTACTCAAGCAAAAGGAATAATGATCCAGTTAACATACAATCGTTTAAGGAGGCTGTGGTCTTACTCGCTTTAGCACTGCAAGTGTACACAATATGTAATGGTGTTGTAGATGATTGCTTAGCTACAGCGTGATGTGGAAGGTAGTGAGTATTAGTTGTTACTACAGGGTTTTCAACTTCTTCAATGAAATTTGACTTCAACTGATAGCAAGAAAGCAACTCAGGTTCATTAAGAAATTTCTTTACTTGATTAAGCATTTGACCTGAGGCAAGCCTATAATTGGTCAGAAGAAAGGGTCAATTTTCTTTAAATGGCAACTGCATCCAATATCTCCCATAACATACTTGACTTTGGTTCCAAAGTGAAATTAACTTTTGAAATTTTCAGGTGGATCTTTAATAGGGTTCATGCCCATCACATACAAGTCACAAAGTTTGTGAACTATAAAAGAATTTCATCTACTTCACCACCATATGCTGTGCTGTGTTGTGGTTCTGTGACACCAGGAGTAATCTCAAACTTGAGAGTTGTGACAACATACTAAAGCTCCAGGACAAGATACTGGCTCTTTGCAAGGAAAATTTGCAATAGTAATACCATAAATGGGATGTCCTCCAGGTGATGTATACAAATTTATGTTACCTAGAGGGGTCTTACCAGACAACTATCTACCAAAGAAATCTGAGCCTATCGTAACTTGTACATTATCAACTATGTCagtcaatttatttatttgctaaagTATAGCCCATTTTGGTAAGTTTCTGTACTGTTGCATGTAGTCCTGGGGTGACAATGCTAGGCATTTTATCAACAACAGCCATTGAGATTCTCTTCTTCATGTTGCCTAATGAGACAACAGGTTTAAGTTTCATAATTAGTTGATGGACCTCCTTCACTGAAGCTATCAAATCTCATTTCAAAATTGGCTACATTTCTCAAGCCAAGCTAAATGGTAAAATCTTCATGAATAAATGACCTTTGTGATCCATTACCAAAGAATGatcttacttttaagtaaattTCCAGAATCAGATTTTACTGTTACTGTTGCTAGGGCTACATTATAATTTAATGTTATTACAACCTTCAACTACTGACATAACTTGGGTTGTAGGTGCAGGGTCACCCTTTAATCGAGGGGGATTTGCATTCACATCAACAACTGACTTCTCAGGTTTA is part of the Macrobrachium nipponense isolate FS-2020 chromosome 15, ASM1510439v2, whole genome shotgun sequence genome and harbors:
- the LOC135226978 gene encoding uncharacterized protein LOC135226978 isoform X2 → MPLLKAAKGVAMCCRKAGVVGIVGAVLVFLGLVHLVAGVYFMLALPMFQLGSNLWTGAWCGICGVILGTIGWKQQTLRKGQVILVASLSVLVVEVANLVIIQVGEYRVFLSENDRRVIVEDNQDLTMQIAFWLTTLVTAMGIVVSFFGAQYLFCVVVRGPRVKGHMPVTRSLSEEDLHHRQDGPDSTPSLEDVVALPDPAGSSAWVYHPEEDKNPTALYPMGLDLLSDFPDGSRRLPARHASFVNPRYARVHQRPQRAQSFAVRRDLSIPDVRLRPPPPVACPELPNSQFYSQYARPHTRRIHRSNSVSGRILLDETPSEGATLSRKFHACSLDDLDAAPVIEIGMAPREMSRSENSLSSSFQEPLASDSGSSHELTTSFQERFLDGKKVLTSFGPLSRPVTRVIKPKAPAPPPPTKPKPSVISVPVAHKIIKVENNEDTEESSANAVETEVTQQNQSCSSSSEKTTRFDTLQPTEENSKDSRPLTGMVKRISSMDKPIPLPVIEENIKNTRKRPAPQPRTTVPAQSEDSPIDASVTKDSESLKAAKPEVVKSTKPEIVKPPRTSIVDKALRLADKNMTITRPTPVKKPERKKTEGNNEANLRRLEEVLTNILDHGAPAPLRATKSDENIMESLKALDTKVPKSILKKSPGKPSKYEVAHREAIEDSKALLEQLPHGELQRNKIVLRVPSFRTAGCQTEAYRPVRRRASCAQTNLSVAPRYREAAASGSNPKPNIRTTQTEHRSKPVRREETQETVMPESSSSSSGYSSPEVSSKEPSPAHSGPPSPASSSAIASDEEEKRGDTNVTVIEINRSEAGPPRLPPWYGIDPQPPPRPPKPLRLRHMSDAAAIMARQGGLLVPVHRRASQLPMYEDVFGLAALTENVMLLTEAINPVLVHSARHNQLNGNDRFPSTAPRVVDVIRKLSNQQDRPWDGRTTIVPRNKPALRTNSLTLPRPSVIPTPQPRHTKASQREEFSHQTEHDAESSTAAYLASLELLASHYRHQALANAKQLQLQQRLLMQQQRQQHHEVADNEINKSPQQTQSKTVTAQASRPSLVTPIKEESDC